A genomic stretch from Dyella sp. M7H15-1 includes:
- a CDS encoding lysozyme, with amino-acid sequence MSTLTTSANGMALIKKFEGCRLTAYRCPVGIWTVGYGHTGPDVHEGTVITQADADRLLSERLRKEFEPGVSAAVTVPLEPDQFDALVSLAYNIGLGNLRSSTLLRKLNAGDYAGAAAQFDVWNKAGGSVLPGLVNRRSVERQLFELSL; translated from the coding sequence ATGTCCACCCTGACCACCAGCGCAAACGGCATGGCGCTGATCAAGAAATTCGAGGGGTGTCGCCTGACCGCGTACCGTTGCCCCGTTGGCATCTGGACCGTTGGCTATGGCCATACCGGCCCAGACGTGCACGAAGGCACGGTGATCACGCAGGCGGATGCGGATCGGTTGCTGAGCGAGCGGCTTCGCAAAGAATTCGAGCCGGGCGTTTCGGCGGCCGTTACGGTACCGCTGGAGCCAGACCAGTTCGATGCATTGGTAAGTCTGGCTTACAACATCGGGCTGGGAAATCTGCGCAGCTCCACGCTGCTGCGCAAGCTCAATGCTGGCGACTATGCCGGCGCCGCCGCGCAGTTCGATGTATGGAACAAGGCCGGTGGCAGCGTGCTGCCCGGGCTGGTGAACCGTCGCAGTGTCGAGCGTCAATTGTTCGAGTTGTCGCTGTGA
- a CDS encoding holin has translation MNRAEDWLDAIGLLVIGAFVTLGKELSAAEKPSLRVCIGRVIIGSSTSLVAGLVLMQFPNLNFLAVLGLGSAFGIAGSQVIEMAVRGVTKRAAGSSGEST, from the coding sequence GTGAATCGCGCGGAAGACTGGCTCGACGCGATCGGCCTGCTGGTGATCGGCGCCTTCGTCACGCTGGGCAAAGAACTTTCCGCCGCGGAGAAACCCTCGCTGCGCGTGTGCATTGGCCGCGTGATTATCGGATCGTCCACCTCGCTGGTCGCGGGGCTTGTGCTGATGCAGTTCCCGAACCTCAATTTTCTGGCGGTGCTGGGACTGGGGTCGGCATTCGGCATTGCCGGTTCGCAGGTGATCGAAATGGCGGTGCGCGGTGTGACCAAGCGTGCGGCCGGATCGTCGGGAGAATCGACATGA
- a CDS encoding terminase small subunit — MAKRAGKQVNRSELADTFGVSLPTIDDWVRNGCPWVQRGGRGVEWVFDTAAVARWLRDKAAEAAVGDISGDAEEWKRRKIAAEAQREELKLAADRKLVAPVEQMERQLARVFAEIRAKLRNIPGRTVTTLIGMTDERKFKQILLAEIDDTLTSLAELDLSAGEDSDDDEPDADE, encoded by the coding sequence ATGGCCAAGCGCGCCGGCAAGCAGGTCAACCGCAGCGAATTGGCCGACACCTTCGGTGTGTCGCTGCCCACGATTGATGACTGGGTACGCAATGGCTGTCCGTGGGTGCAGCGTGGCGGCCGTGGTGTGGAGTGGGTGTTCGACACGGCCGCGGTGGCGCGCTGGTTGCGCGACAAGGCAGCCGAGGCAGCCGTGGGCGATATCTCCGGCGATGCCGAGGAATGGAAGCGGCGCAAGATCGCGGCCGAGGCGCAACGCGAGGAATTGAAGCTGGCCGCCGATCGCAAGCTGGTGGCGCCGGTGGAGCAGATGGAACGGCAACTGGCGCGCGTGTTCGCGGAGATCCGGGCGAAGCTGCGCAACATCCCCGGCCGCACCGTCACCACGTTGATCGGCATGACGGACGAACGCAAGTTCAAGCAGATTTTGCTGGCGGAAATCGATGACACGCTGACCAGCCTGGCCGAGCTGGATTTGTCTGCCGGCGAAGACAGTGACGACGATGAGCCTGACGCCGACGAGTGA
- a CDS encoding phage terminase large subunit family protein, whose amino-acid sequence MSLTPTSDAERFRNTAGVRYALHSALQQLRPPPKFAPSEWAEKHVYVPEGNKIPGLLRLDNAPYQREPMDMLVNPDCYRVTLEWGAQVGKTMLALCVQGYCIDVMPRSQMMMQPSQGDLQMWLETKFTPLVEANDRLQRLIAKPRGREGVNNQKMKSYPGGFIMFSWAGSPRTMRGRSAPVIVCDEVDGYERTSEGGPVSLLWQRAATFDDDRFLLEISTPTIEGQSYIDKSFQAGDQRRFHVPCHACGTEQVLRWENVSWVGRGETHEDTLMAIDDQQPETALYVCECCGVTWNDGQRIAAIRAGRWMATKPFRGHASYHLSEFYSTFRRLSSIVLDYLDRLKNDDLQTFVNVTQAEVWTESGEQVDANAIEQRAETYAAEVPAGGVYLTLGGDMQIDRLEAEVVAHGPGEESWSIGYYVLWGDPLQREVWDELDDLLATTFTHESGATLRIESACIDTGGTKGYTQAAYDYLRGKTGRRLFGVKGVGGWNRPIVEKSERKQSGKNARKVDLFRVGVDEAKKIIMRRLTIDAPGPGYMHTPVGRSRDWYDQLTAEKLVTRYVKGQPVREWRKSDKARNEALDCRVYAYAALKIAQPNLAKRAERLAMLTPGTPPPRQRAAPQPEIPPEAAQDTAQNNAGKTRPARTRSAKRRAGTWATNW is encoded by the coding sequence ATGAGCCTGACGCCGACGAGTGACGCGGAGCGGTTCCGCAATACGGCCGGCGTTCGCTACGCGTTGCACAGCGCCTTGCAGCAGTTGCGGCCACCGCCGAAGTTCGCGCCATCGGAGTGGGCCGAGAAACACGTCTACGTGCCGGAAGGCAACAAGATTCCCGGCTTGCTGCGCCTGGATAACGCGCCGTACCAGCGCGAACCGATGGACATGCTGGTGAATCCGGATTGCTACCGCGTCACCCTGGAATGGGGAGCGCAGGTGGGCAAGACCATGCTGGCGCTGTGCGTGCAGGGCTATTGCATCGACGTGATGCCGCGCTCGCAAATGATGATGCAGCCCTCGCAGGGTGATCTGCAGATGTGGCTGGAAACCAAGTTCACGCCACTGGTGGAAGCGAACGACCGCTTGCAGCGCTTGATTGCCAAGCCGCGCGGGCGCGAGGGCGTGAACAATCAAAAAATGAAGTCGTACCCCGGCGGCTTCATCATGTTTTCGTGGGCGGGCAGCCCACGCACGATGCGCGGGCGCAGCGCGCCGGTGATCGTATGCGATGAAGTGGACGGCTACGAGCGCACCAGCGAAGGCGGCCCGGTCAGCCTGCTATGGCAGCGCGCCGCTACCTTCGACGACGACCGCTTTTTGCTGGAAATCAGTACGCCCACCATCGAGGGGCAGAGCTACATCGACAAGAGCTTTCAGGCCGGCGATCAGCGCCGGTTCCATGTGCCTTGTCATGCCTGCGGTACCGAACAGGTATTGCGCTGGGAAAACGTGTCATGGGTGGGCCGCGGCGAGACGCATGAAGACACGCTGATGGCGATCGATGACCAGCAGCCGGAAACAGCGCTGTACGTGTGCGAGTGCTGCGGCGTGACGTGGAACGATGGCCAGCGCATTGCCGCCATTCGTGCCGGTCGCTGGATGGCAACCAAACCGTTCCGTGGGCATGCGTCGTATCACTTGAGCGAGTTCTATTCGACCTTCCGCCGTTTGAGCAGCATCGTGCTCGATTACCTGGACCGCCTGAAGAACGACGACCTGCAAACGTTCGTCAACGTGACGCAGGCCGAGGTGTGGACCGAAAGCGGCGAGCAGGTCGATGCCAACGCGATCGAGCAGCGGGCAGAAACCTATGCGGCAGAAGTGCCGGCCGGCGGCGTGTACCTGACCCTTGGCGGAGATATGCAGATCGACCGCCTGGAAGCTGAGGTGGTGGCACATGGACCGGGGGAGGAATCGTGGTCCATCGGTTATTACGTGCTGTGGGGTGATCCCCTACAAAGGGAGGTGTGGGACGAACTGGACGATTTGCTGGCCACCACCTTCACCCACGAGAGCGGCGCCACGCTGCGCATCGAATCGGCTTGCATCGACACCGGCGGCACCAAGGGCTATACGCAGGCCGCCTACGACTACCTGCGCGGGAAGACCGGCCGCCGGCTGTTCGGTGTGAAAGGCGTGGGCGGGTGGAATCGGCCGATCGTGGAGAAATCCGAGCGCAAGCAAAGCGGCAAGAACGCGCGCAAGGTGGATCTGTTCCGCGTGGGTGTGGACGAAGCGAAGAAGATCATCATGCGCCGCCTGACCATCGACGCGCCGGGCCCGGGTTACATGCATACCCCCGTCGGGCGCTCGCGTGATTGGTACGACCAGCTCACCGCCGAAAAGCTGGTGACGCGCTATGTCAAAGGTCAGCCCGTGCGCGAATGGCGCAAGTCGGACAAGGCGCGCAATGAAGCTCTGGACTGTCGCGTTTACGCGTATGCGGCATTGAAGATCGCCCAGCCGAATCTGGCCAAGCGCGCCGAGCGCCTGGCCATGCTGACGCCAGGCACGCCGCCACCACGCCAACGTGCTGCACCTCAGCCGGAAATCCCGCCAGAGGCTGCGCAAGACACCGCCCAGAACAATGCGGGCAAAACTCGGCCAGCACGCACCCGCAGTGCAAAACGAAGAGCGGGGACGTGGGCCACGAACTGGTGA
- a CDS encoding phage portal protein yields the protein MRVWGRSSAAATTLATSQLGVAVERAMQAAVAPAPSPPRRMARNVGRVPGAAGGMFKGSQVDPNDRWASIAVSPDQWLTWRQPVLVARMREQWSNNDHVKRYVDMCRQNIVGPLGILLQAKAKKRGGQLDTESNDAIEAWWAQWGRTGHCDVTGTYSWREIQDVCVATCVRDGEFLARKIYGKHAGPMGFSLQLIDPARLPIRYEALKWGDEGGFVRQGIEFNRYGRPVAYHFSSLDERDAYYYTLNGKGYVRVPAEEVIHVFKKEMVGQRRGLPWAATSLFGLHHLQGFQDAAVQNARASAAKMGFFEWDAGMGPDCDGDDEGEIYVDAEPLSFHELPPGARLKDWNPTYPSGEYAVFAKQVLRSIAAGMNVSYHSLTGDLEKVNFSSIRSGTLEERERWKQDQQFVIEQLCTPVFEEALKLALLAGRITVRGRPLSAEKYAEYRKVSWQGRRWAWVDPRADVESALSSIRGGLTSVSQVIREQGRDPQEVFRELAEDLVAMREAGLPEAFITQVLIGKVTGGNAPPANDENDEDNDHADAA from the coding sequence GTGAGGGTGTGGGGGCGGTCATCGGCCGCGGCCACCACCTTGGCAACATCGCAGCTAGGCGTGGCGGTGGAGCGTGCCATGCAAGCCGCGGTCGCACCGGCACCATCGCCGCCGCGCCGGATGGCGCGCAACGTCGGCCGTGTGCCAGGTGCCGCGGGCGGCATGTTCAAAGGCAGCCAGGTTGACCCGAACGACCGTTGGGCCAGCATCGCCGTATCGCCCGATCAGTGGCTGACGTGGCGCCAGCCGGTGCTGGTGGCGCGCATGCGCGAGCAGTGGTCGAACAACGACCACGTGAAGCGCTATGTGGACATGTGCCGACAGAACATCGTCGGGCCACTGGGTATCCTGCTGCAGGCCAAAGCGAAGAAGCGGGGCGGGCAGTTGGACACGGAGTCCAACGACGCGATCGAGGCGTGGTGGGCACAGTGGGGGCGTACCGGGCATTGCGATGTCACCGGCACCTATTCCTGGCGCGAGATCCAAGACGTATGCGTGGCCACCTGCGTGCGCGATGGTGAATTTCTCGCGCGCAAGATTTACGGCAAGCACGCTGGGCCAATGGGTTTTTCCTTGCAACTGATCGACCCAGCGCGCTTGCCGATTCGGTATGAGGCGTTGAAGTGGGGCGACGAGGGCGGTTTTGTTCGCCAGGGCATTGAGTTCAACCGCTACGGGCGACCGGTGGCCTATCACTTTTCCTCGCTGGATGAGCGCGACGCGTACTACTACACCCTCAACGGCAAGGGTTATGTGCGCGTGCCGGCCGAAGAGGTGATTCACGTTTTCAAAAAGGAAATGGTGGGGCAGCGCCGCGGGTTGCCGTGGGCGGCGACATCGCTGTTTGGTCTGCACCACCTGCAGGGTTTTCAGGATGCCGCCGTGCAGAACGCACGCGCGTCCGCCGCCAAGATGGGCTTTTTCGAGTGGGACGCCGGCATGGGGCCGGATTGCGACGGTGACGACGAAGGCGAAATCTACGTCGATGCCGAACCGCTGTCGTTCCACGAACTGCCACCCGGTGCGCGGTTGAAGGATTGGAACCCGACGTATCCGTCCGGCGAATACGCCGTGTTCGCCAAGCAGGTGCTGCGCAGCATCGCCGCCGGCATGAATGTGTCGTATCACTCGCTGACGGGTGATCTGGAAAAGGTGAATTTCAGCAGCATTCGCAGCGGCACGCTGGAAGAGCGCGAGCGCTGGAAGCAAGACCAGCAGTTTGTGATCGAGCAATTGTGCACGCCGGTGTTCGAGGAAGCGCTGAAGCTGGCGCTGCTCGCTGGCCGCATCACCGTGCGCGGGCGTCCTTTATCGGCGGAGAAATACGCCGAATACCGCAAGGTGAGCTGGCAGGGCCGGCGCTGGGCGTGGGTTGACCCGCGCGCGGATGTGGAAAGCGCGCTGTCGTCGATTCGTGGCGGGCTGACGTCGGTCAGCCAGGTGATCCGCGAACAAGGCCGCGACCCGCAGGAGGTGTTCCGCGAGTTGGCGGAGGATCTGGTGGCGATGCGCGAGGCGGGATTGCCCGAAGCGTTCATTACGCAGGTGTTGATCGGCAAGGTGACGGGCGGCAACGCGCCACCGGCCAATGATGAAAACGATGAGGACAACGACCATGCCGATGCTGCGTGA
- a CDS encoding phage major capsid protein — MPMLRDKIATRLQEIQQKGGLWREAEVLGVDVEARTVELSFSSEVEVERWFGIEVLGHDRGEYDFARLNDSAPILWNHDLDDMRGVVEPGSARVDVDRKGRLLARYAKDEAGEQMLQRINDRIVTKVSVGYRVKGMKLVEERNDVDVYRINAWEPFEVSMVSVPADITVGVGRSLVARGEGPWTDPGLRSEEMPPEDAAPSSGNTAPVAADTGTRARNIMIEKVTRDAKGNLVRAHVDENGAIVEVLEVIEPATDEVRQGQQRGQEAERTRMRSITELGRQYGQTELALQAIADGNTAEEFQRMLLQKVTERSGQPLGEQMRDAEIGLSNQEVRQFSFIRAIRALLPNATADDRKAAAFELECSRAAEQKYTKRAKGILVPADVLNRAFSTTNPDAGPGSNIVAQQLLASSFIELLRNRAWVMRRATTLGGLVGNIDIPRQKGAAQAYWVGEGGAPNSSEPALDQVSFTPKSLAAFTDITRRLMLQSTPDAELIVRADLLQVMALQIDRAAIYGNGSTNQPKGVTLQTGINAVPFAAAGKPTFEELVEMETKIALGNADVESMAYAFNAGIRGYAKTALKFPGTAASGTIWEQGNTVNGYATSVSNQIEPGDVLFGNWADLIIAMWGGLDLTVDPYSLSTSGGTRIVVFQDVDFNIRHPESFCYGTAAAAH; from the coding sequence ATGCCGATGCTGCGTGACAAGATCGCCACCCGCCTGCAGGAAATCCAACAAAAGGGCGGCTTGTGGCGCGAGGCGGAGGTGCTGGGCGTCGATGTGGAAGCCCGCACGGTTGAGCTGTCGTTTTCCAGTGAAGTAGAGGTGGAGCGCTGGTTCGGCATCGAGGTTCTGGGCCACGACCGGGGCGAATATGACTTTGCCCGCTTGAACGACAGCGCACCGATTCTGTGGAACCACGATTTGGACGACATGCGCGGGGTGGTGGAGCCGGGCAGCGCACGGGTGGACGTGGACCGCAAGGGCCGCCTGCTGGCGCGCTATGCCAAGGATGAAGCGGGCGAGCAGATGCTGCAGCGGATCAACGACCGCATCGTGACCAAGGTCAGTGTGGGTTATCGCGTGAAGGGCATGAAGCTGGTGGAGGAACGCAACGATGTGGATGTGTATCGCATCAATGCCTGGGAACCGTTCGAGGTGTCGATGGTGAGCGTGCCGGCGGATATCACGGTAGGCGTGGGGCGGTCGCTGGTGGCACGCGGGGAGGGGCCATGGACGGACCCGGGTTTGAGGAGCGAGGAAATGCCGCCAGAGGATGCTGCTCCGTCGAGCGGGAACACTGCGCCCGTTGCAGCCGATACCGGTACACGGGCGAGAAACATCATGATTGAGAAAGTGACGCGGGATGCAAAGGGCAACCTGGTGCGTGCGCACGTTGACGAAAATGGCGCGATTGTGGAAGTGCTCGAAGTGATCGAGCCGGCCACGGATGAGGTACGCCAAGGTCAGCAGCGAGGGCAAGAGGCCGAGCGCACGCGCATGCGCTCGATTACTGAACTCGGGCGCCAGTACGGCCAGACCGAGCTGGCGCTGCAGGCCATTGCCGACGGCAACACGGCCGAAGAATTCCAGCGCATGCTGCTGCAGAAAGTGACCGAACGGTCCGGTCAGCCGCTGGGCGAGCAGATGCGCGATGCCGAGATCGGTTTGTCCAACCAGGAGGTTCGACAGTTCAGCTTTATCCGTGCGATTCGCGCGCTACTGCCGAACGCGACGGCGGACGACCGGAAAGCGGCTGCGTTTGAGTTGGAGTGTTCGCGCGCTGCCGAACAGAAATACACCAAGCGCGCCAAGGGCATTCTGGTGCCCGCTGACGTGCTCAACCGTGCGTTCTCGACCACCAACCCGGACGCCGGCCCGGGCTCCAACATTGTGGCGCAGCAATTGCTGGCCAGCAGCTTTATCGAGCTGTTGCGTAACCGTGCGTGGGTGATGCGTCGTGCCACCACACTGGGCGGCCTGGTCGGCAATATCGACATCCCGCGACAGAAGGGCGCCGCGCAAGCGTATTGGGTCGGCGAGGGTGGTGCACCCAACTCGTCTGAGCCGGCACTCGATCAGGTGTCCTTCACCCCCAAGTCGCTGGCCGCCTTCACCGACATTACCCGCCGCCTGATGCTGCAATCGACACCGGATGCGGAGTTGATTGTGCGCGCCGATTTGCTACAGGTGATGGCGCTGCAAATCGACCGCGCTGCGATCTACGGCAACGGCAGCACCAACCAGCCAAAGGGTGTGACGCTGCAAACCGGCATCAATGCGGTGCCCTTTGCCGCTGCCGGCAAGCCCACGTTCGAAGAGCTGGTGGAGATGGAAACCAAGATTGCCTTGGGGAATGCCGACGTGGAATCGATGGCGTATGCCTTCAACGCGGGTATTCGTGGTTACGCCAAGACCGCGCTTAAATTTCCGGGCACGGCGGCCAGTGGCACGATCTGGGAGCAGGGCAACACGGTCAATGGCTACGCCACCAGCGTGTCCAACCAGATTGAGCCGGGCGATGTGCTGTTTGGTAACTGGGCGGACCTGATCATTGCGATGTGGGGCGGCCTGGATCTGACCGTGGACCCGTACAGCCTGAGCACCAGCGGCGGTACGCGCATCGTGGTGTTCCAAGATGTGGACTTCAACATCCGCCACCCCGAAAGCTTCTGCTACGGCACGGCTGCGGCGGCGCACTGA